In Hermetia illucens chromosome 1, iHerIll2.2.curated.20191125, whole genome shotgun sequence, one genomic interval encodes:
- the LOC119661329 gene encoding uncharacterized protein LOC119661329 isoform X2, translated as MELRMGCGTSSSREDKVQRLAESLIHRNIQEVGRHETITDAYQRLDKEICALEGRCPGPRLATAEAWIEHLQAKLKSLWSDTAEEGVTLDDDFWFKTQQASEDDVKDIVKLTVKLGVVSDVEKSVANEDFLATVSRKSLQTSANQYYLDMIERAKNRAKTLLMSYNQLKALYIEQDGLIASVNGGVYSNVIEERLDARLEEARSVRDKLGSILEQWRTCGLLLKTSWKAARQVQDLWQLAKKSSDEKERISLILDCRHASQASLIALECAEMALPQVDMKFVTKRQCLAVHHACVYLLTDIADDTRFNHTNRVFEAYQNNLAKAVEWLYATFEKTLKRDFNDAEEATLDLAKQLRHHRMEIFMKEIGPKVYLPNVAIDTG; from the exons ATGGAACTACGAATGGGTTGCGGTACCTCGTCGAGTAGGGAGGACAAGGTTCAAAGGTTGGCTGAATCTCTTATTCATCGCAATATACAAGAAGTGGGG CGTCACGAAACTATAACAGATGCTTATCAACGCCTCGATAAGGAAATCTGTGCGTTGGAAGGTAGATGTCCTGGCCCGAGGCTAGCCACCGCCGAGGCATGGATCGAACATTTACAAGCGAAGCTGAAGAGTCTTTGGTCCGACACAGCAGAAGAAGGAGTAACTTTGGATGACGACTTTTGGTTTAAAACGCAACAAGCAAGTGAAGACGATGTTAAGGATATCGTAAAG TTGACGGTGAAGCTGGGAGTTGTGTCTGATGTTGAAAAATCAGTTGCGAATGAAGACTTTCTAGCTACGGTCAGTCGCAAGTCGCTGCAAACATCTGCCAACCAATATTATCTGGATATGATTGAAAGAGCAAAGAATCGCGCAAAAACCTTGTTGATGAGTTACAATCAATTGAAAGCACTCTACATAGAACAAGACGGCCTAATTG cTTCTGTGAATGGAGGTGTCTATTCAAATGTAATAGAAGAAAGGCTGGATGCACGATTAGAGGAAGCTAGAAGTGTCCGTGATAAATTAGGGAGTATCCTCGAGCAATGGCGAACCTGTGGATTACTACTGAAGACGAGCTGGAAGGCAGCGCGTCAAGTTCAGGATCTGTGGCAGTTGGCGAAAAAATCAAG TGACGAAAAGGAACGTATTTCACTGATATTGGACTGCCGGCATGCTTCGCAGGCCTCCCTCATCGCACTGGAGTGTGCAGAAATGGCACTCCCTCAAGTTGATATGAAATTCGTCACTAAAAGGCAGTGTTTAGCTGTTCATCATGCCTGTGTGTATCTCTTAACGGATATTGCAGATGATACGAG GTTCAATCACACAAATCGAGTGTTTGAGGCTTACCAAAACAATTTAGCGAAGGCTGTCGAGTGGCTCTATGCCACTTTCGAAAAAACTTTGAAGAGGGATTTCAACGACGCCGAGGAAGCCACATTGGATTTAGCAAAGCAGTTGCGGCATCACAGGATGGAAATTTTCATGAAGGAAATCGGACCAAAAGTGTATCTGCCAAATGTCGCAATCGACACGGGTTAG
- the LOC119661329 gene encoding uncharacterized protein LOC119661329 isoform X1, with amino-acid sequence MELRMGCGTSSSREDKVQRLAESLIHRNIQEVGRHETITDAYQRLDKEICALEGRCPGPRLATAEAWIEHLQAKLKSLWSDTAEEGVTLDDDFWFKTQQASEDDVKDIVKQLTVKLGVVSDVEKSVANEDFLATVSRKSLQTSANQYYLDMIERAKNRAKTLLMSYNQLKALYIEQDGLIASVNGGVYSNVIEERLDARLEEARSVRDKLGSILEQWRTCGLLLKTSWKAARQVQDLWQLAKKSSDEKERISLILDCRHASQASLIALECAEMALPQVDMKFVTKRQCLAVHHACVYLLTDIADDTRFNHTNRVFEAYQNNLAKAVEWLYATFEKTLKRDFNDAEEATLDLAKQLRHHRMEIFMKEIGPKVYLPNVAIDTG; translated from the exons ATGGAACTACGAATGGGTTGCGGTACCTCGTCGAGTAGGGAGGACAAGGTTCAAAGGTTGGCTGAATCTCTTATTCATCGCAATATACAAGAAGTGGGG CGTCACGAAACTATAACAGATGCTTATCAACGCCTCGATAAGGAAATCTGTGCGTTGGAAGGTAGATGTCCTGGCCCGAGGCTAGCCACCGCCGAGGCATGGATCGAACATTTACAAGCGAAGCTGAAGAGTCTTTGGTCCGACACAGCAGAAGAAGGAGTAACTTTGGATGACGACTTTTGGTTTAAAACGCAACAAGCAAGTGAAGACGATGTTAAGGATATCGTAAAG CAGTTGACGGTGAAGCTGGGAGTTGTGTCTGATGTTGAAAAATCAGTTGCGAATGAAGACTTTCTAGCTACGGTCAGTCGCAAGTCGCTGCAAACATCTGCCAACCAATATTATCTGGATATGATTGAAAGAGCAAAGAATCGCGCAAAAACCTTGTTGATGAGTTACAATCAATTGAAAGCACTCTACATAGAACAAGACGGCCTAATTG cTTCTGTGAATGGAGGTGTCTATTCAAATGTAATAGAAGAAAGGCTGGATGCACGATTAGAGGAAGCTAGAAGTGTCCGTGATAAATTAGGGAGTATCCTCGAGCAATGGCGAACCTGTGGATTACTACTGAAGACGAGCTGGAAGGCAGCGCGTCAAGTTCAGGATCTGTGGCAGTTGGCGAAAAAATCAAG TGACGAAAAGGAACGTATTTCACTGATATTGGACTGCCGGCATGCTTCGCAGGCCTCCCTCATCGCACTGGAGTGTGCAGAAATGGCACTCCCTCAAGTTGATATGAAATTCGTCACTAAAAGGCAGTGTTTAGCTGTTCATCATGCCTGTGTGTATCTCTTAACGGATATTGCAGATGATACGAG GTTCAATCACACAAATCGAGTGTTTGAGGCTTACCAAAACAATTTAGCGAAGGCTGTCGAGTGGCTCTATGCCACTTTCGAAAAAACTTTGAAGAGGGATTTCAACGACGCCGAGGAAGCCACATTGGATTTAGCAAAGCAGTTGCGGCATCACAGGATGGAAATTTTCATGAAGGAAATCGGACCAAAAGTGTATCTGCCAAATGTCGCAATCGACACGGGTTAG